A window from Flavobacterium gyeonganense encodes these proteins:
- a CDS encoding cob(I)yrinic acid a,c-diamide adenosyltransferase, producing the protein MKIYTKTGDKGTTALFGGTRVPKDHIRIESYGTLDELNSYIGLIRDQEIDSDHKSILIEIQDRLFTIGAILATPQEKEVLKNGKLRLENLGIIDSDIELLENEIDKMEESLKPMTHFILPGGHPTVSHCHIARCICRRAERLAVHLSHNEHVPEITISYLNRLSDYLFVLARKLSSDLKAEEVKWIPRK; encoded by the coding sequence ATGAAAATATATACCAAAACAGGCGATAAAGGTACAACTGCCCTCTTTGGAGGAACCCGTGTCCCAAAAGACCATATTAGAATTGAAAGTTATGGAACACTTGATGAACTCAACTCCTATATAGGATTAATTCGTGACCAGGAAATTGATTCTGATCATAAGTCAATTTTAATAGAAATTCAGGATAGGCTTTTTACTATCGGTGCCATTTTGGCAACCCCTCAGGAAAAAGAAGTTTTGAAAAACGGCAAACTCAGATTAGAAAACCTTGGCATAATTGATTCTGATATTGAATTACTGGAAAATGAAATAGATAAAATGGAGGAAAGCCTCAAACCAATGACTCATTTTATTTTACCAGGCGGTCACCCTACCGTGTCACATTGTCATATTGCGCGTTGTATTTGCCGCCGTGCAGAACGCTTAGCAGTACATTTAAGCCATAATGAACATGTGCCGGAAATTACAATTAGCTACTTAAACCGACTTTCTGACTACCTTTTTGTCTTGGCACGGAAGTTGTCGTCTGACCTTAAAGCGGAGGAAGTGAAATGGATTCCGAGGAAATAA
- a CDS encoding DUF2795 domain-containing protein has product MYWTLELASYLSDAPWPANKDELIDYAIRAGAPLEVVENLQSIEDEGEIYESMEEIWPDYPTDEDYLWNEDEY; this is encoded by the coding sequence ATGTATTGGACATTAGAATTAGCATCCTATTTAAGTGATGCGCCGTGGCCTGCTAACAAAGACGAACTTATTGACTACGCTATTAGAGCAGGAGCTCCTTTGGAAGTAGTGGAAAACCTACAGTCGATTGAAGACGAGGGAGAGATATATGAATCAATGGAAGAAATTTGGCCTGATTATCCAACAGACGAAGATTATCTTTGGAATGAGGATGAATATTAA